The following proteins are encoded in a genomic region of Pseudodesulfovibrio mercurii:
- a CDS encoding ABC transporter ATP-binding protein, which produces MSRPKLELVKLRKEYSDGNVIAVDDIDLAVEAGETVALLGSSGCGKSTTLNMIVGLEQPTGGDIQIDGATVVNTPAGKRNVGLVFQDYAVFTHMTVRKNLAFGLEVRGKYVLEINRAVEGVAELLGMQDKLDVSVKELGGSELQRVAIGRTLVTKPEILLLDEPLSNLEAEARLAMRRELRRLQQEIGLTIIYVTHDQVEALSLADRIAVMNMGHILQVEETSTIFARPDHTFVAGFLGSPPMNLLRGRFVTDGGAIRFTKDAFSLAMGESADGPAPGGFHTLGVRPESLSLSESRTPDITGRIHNVEPRGPEMVVTVEAGHEMLTLVTPPSGALHTGDPVGLDIDFDSLVFFGGDSNRREEISVAGRVF; this is translated from the coding sequence ATGAGCAGACCCAAACTGGAACTGGTGAAGCTGCGCAAGGAATATTCCGACGGCAACGTCATCGCCGTGGACGACATCGACCTGGCCGTGGAGGCCGGGGAGACCGTGGCCCTGCTGGGCTCCTCCGGCTGCGGCAAGTCCACCACCCTGAACATGATCGTCGGTCTGGAGCAGCCCACCGGCGGCGACATCCAGATCGACGGGGCCACCGTGGTCAACACCCCGGCGGGCAAGCGCAACGTGGGGCTGGTCTTCCAGGACTACGCGGTCTTCACCCACATGACCGTGCGCAAGAACCTGGCCTTCGGCCTGGAGGTGCGCGGCAAGTACGTGCTGGAGATCAACCGGGCCGTGGAGGGCGTGGCCGAGTTGCTCGGCATGCAGGACAAGCTCGACGTCAGCGTCAAGGAGCTGGGCGGCTCGGAGCTCCAGCGGGTGGCCATCGGCCGGACCCTGGTGACCAAGCCGGAGATCCTGCTCCTGGACGAGCCCCTGTCCAACCTGGAGGCCGAGGCGCGGCTGGCCATGCGCCGCGAACTCAGGCGGTTGCAGCAGGAGATCGGCCTGACCATCATCTACGTGACCCACGACCAGGTGGAGGCCCTGTCCCTGGCCGACCGCATCGCGGTCATGAACATGGGCCACATCCTCCAGGTGGAGGAGACCTCGACCATCTTCGCCCGGCCGGACCACACCTTTGTGGCCGGGTTCCTGGGCTCGCCGCCCATGAACCTGCTGCGCGGCCGGTTCGTCACCGACGGCGGGGCCATCCGTTTCACCAAGGACGCCTTTTCCCTGGCCATGGGCGAGAGTGCCGACGGTCCCGCGCCCGGCGGGTTCCACACCCTGGGCGTGCGTCCCGAATCCCTGAGCCTGTCCGAGTCGCGGACGCCGGACATCACCGGGCGCATCCACAACGTGGAGCCGCGCGGCCCGGAGATGGTCGTCACCGTGGAGGCGGGCCACGAGATGCTCACCCTGGTCACGCCGCCCTCGGGCGCCCTGCACACGGGCGACCCCGTGGGGCTCGATATCGACTTCGACTCCCTGGTCTTCTTCGGCGGGGACAGCAACCGCCGCGAGGAGATCAGCGTGGCCGGGAGGGTTTTCTGA
- a CDS encoding ABC transporter ATP-binding protein, producing the protein MTTANIGGQTPVLHLESVSKRFRDNQALSGVDFVVPEASLTVILGPAGAGKTTTLRIIAGLETPEQGRVLLGGGDVGRWEPRDRNVAMIFDNLALYPNKSGFDNIASPLVIRKESGEVIRERVEGIAKTLQITHVLGRLPKTMSGGEKQRVALGRALIRTPQLFLLDEPLSSLDAKLRIELRAELRRMQREQGYTFLMATPDYHEAMAIADTVIMLSKGRVVQVDAPQTIYDLPADRETACFVGAPQINLFRGEFDEASGTVRIKDAGVSLAAPEHLAAPLKARGSGFELGIRPENLVLTAPDGAPAVGELIDIEPLGPKSVATVRVHDAEFRVLIDSREVPGLTLHAPIGVTPVNTARMVAFDLETGLRIQA; encoded by the coding sequence ATGACGACCGCCAACATCGGGGGGCAGACCCCCGTCCTGCACCTGGAATCCGTGTCCAAGCGGTTCCGCGACAACCAGGCCCTGAGCGGAGTGGACTTCGTCGTGCCCGAGGCCTCGCTGACCGTCATCCTCGGCCCGGCCGGGGCGGGCAAGACCACCACCCTGCGGATCATCGCCGGGCTGGAGACGCCCGAGCAGGGGCGCGTGCTCCTGGGCGGCGGCGACGTGGGCCGGTGGGAGCCGCGCGACCGCAACGTGGCCATGATCTTCGACAACCTGGCGCTCTATCCGAACAAGAGCGGCTTCGACAATATCGCCTCGCCCCTGGTCATCCGCAAGGAGAGCGGGGAGGTCATCCGGGAGCGCGTGGAGGGGATCGCCAAGACTCTGCAGATCACCCACGTGCTCGGGCGGCTGCCCAAGACCATGTCCGGCGGCGAGAAGCAGCGCGTGGCCCTGGGGAGGGCGCTCATCCGCACGCCCCAGCTCTTCCTGCTCGACGAGCCCCTGTCCAGCCTGGACGCCAAGCTGCGCATCGAACTGCGCGCGGAGCTGCGGCGCATGCAGCGCGAGCAGGGGTACACCTTCCTCATGGCCACGCCCGACTACCACGAGGCCATGGCCATCGCGGACACGGTGATCATGCTGAGCAAGGGCCGCGTGGTCCAGGTGGACGCGCCCCAGACCATCTACGATCTGCCCGCGGACCGCGAGACCGCCTGCTTCGTGGGCGCGCCCCAGATCAACCTGTTCCGGGGCGAGTTCGACGAGGCCTCCGGCACGGTCCGCATCAAGGACGCCGGGGTGTCCCTGGCCGCGCCCGAGCATCTGGCCGCGCCCCTCAAGGCCAGGGGGAGCGGGTTCGAGCTGGGCATCCGTCCGGAGAACCTGGTCCTGACCGCGCCGGACGGAGCCCCGGCCGTGGGCGAGCTGATCGACATCGAGCCGCTCGGACCCAAGTCCGTGGCCACGGTGCGCGTGCACGACGCCGAGTTCCGCGTGCTCATCGACAGCCGCGAGGTCCCCGGCCTGACCCTGCACGCACCCATCGGGGTGACCCCGGTGAACACCGCGCGCATGGTCGCCTTCGACCTCGAAACCGGGTTGCGGATACAGGCATGA
- a CDS encoding radical SAM protein produces MINIFVTYRCNLACSYCFARELHAEYPEDLTEENFARLLEWMERAQLPAAAFIGGEPTLHPLLPYMVERTAEAGIAPVLFTNGLFPTDLADRLTPVVSNFVVNYNEPSMYSDTQAALLDANLTAIARSGARLTFSKNFSSRYREYGYLLEGCARYGVQSVRYDISRPSISAANDHFTNDDTRQVISHIVRFVKACEERGIRTGLDCSVRLCDLRIEDRNYLERVSMKFSGVCHPSIDVHPDLSASYCLPMRDIAVPDVTAFSSQDAVMWHFAERVRPIRKANVSTDCLECKDFMRRCQGGCMALRRAAAPAAPDTDDNAKEA; encoded by the coding sequence ATGATCAACATCTTCGTCACCTACCGGTGCAACCTCGCCTGCTCCTACTGCTTCGCCAGGGAGCTGCACGCCGAGTACCCCGAGGACCTGACCGAGGAGAACTTCGCCCGGCTCCTGGAATGGATGGAGCGGGCGCAGCTCCCGGCGGCGGCCTTCATCGGCGGCGAGCCGACCCTGCACCCGCTGCTGCCGTACATGGTCGAGCGCACGGCCGAGGCGGGCATCGCCCCGGTGCTGTTCACCAACGGCCTGTTCCCCACGGACCTGGCGGACCGGCTCACGCCCGTGGTCTCCAACTTCGTGGTCAACTACAACGAGCCGTCCATGTACTCCGACACGCAGGCAGCGCTGCTCGACGCCAACCTGACGGCCATCGCCCGGTCCGGGGCGCGGCTGACCTTCTCCAAGAACTTTTCCAGCCGGTACCGCGAGTACGGCTACCTGCTGGAGGGGTGCGCCCGGTACGGGGTGCAGTCCGTGCGCTACGACATCTCTCGGCCGTCCATCTCGGCGGCCAACGACCACTTCACCAACGACGACACGCGGCAGGTCATCTCCCACATCGTCCGTTTCGTGAAGGCGTGCGAGGAGCGGGGCATCCGCACCGGGCTTGATTGCAGCGTCCGTTTGTGCGACCTCAGGATCGAAGACCGGAACTACCTCGAGCGGGTGTCCATGAAGTTCTCCGGGGTCTGCCATCCGTCCATCGACGTGCATCCGGACCTGTCCGCGTCCTACTGCCTGCCCATGCGGGACATCGCGGTGCCGGACGTGACCGCCTTTTCGAGCCAGGACGCGGTCATGTGGCACTTCGCCGAGCGGGTACGGCCCATCCGCAAGGCCAACGTGTCCACGGACTGCCTGGAGTGCAAGGACTTCATGCGCCGCTGCCAGGGGGGCTGCATGGCCCTGCGCCGCGCCGCCGCACCGGCCGCGCCGGACACCGATGACAACGCCAAGGAAGCATAG
- a CDS encoding molybdopterin-dependent oxidoreductase: protein MSRRKIVTTCTRDCPNSCGLIAVVEDGRLVKLSGDPDHPLTGGVSCHKTAKYIKRVYSAERITHPLRKVDGRWRRATWDEVLDLVADKLKAVVAESGPEAVLYYQGYGERTALKLLNKYFFNLLGGATTMRGSLCGGAGQGAQNLDFGNRVSHDPLDHYNSKSMILWARNPVSTNISLVRIAKDIRKRGGRVIVVDPARSLSVNIATDHIRPKPGRDGFLAMAAAKLILKAGAEDRDFLENRAVGWAEYQAILDGFTVPELCSLAGVSTADAELLADTLMHQFPTSILLGWGLHRHEYAHYVIRPIDALGGIAGLLGTAGGGVSQGFEEYGPYDQAWWGDQLHPDHRTLLIAKVGEEILNARDPEIRMIVVTAGNPVCMAPNADKIVRAFKKAEMVVYSGHFLDDTAELADIFLPATTFLEEDDLMASYGHNFVGPVNPAIEPVGETKSEFQMFQELSERFPFAGEYRRSVADWLQTICAPLWEQGADLETVRRGPFRLDAPMVPYADGVFPTESGKFQFMTEFDPAVLQDEDPEYPYKLLTIAPHGYICSERTMAEHEALPTVVLNTEEARRRGVCDGGHVLVRSAYGRLMALLKVDEATRGDVLVTERGGWNKAGHGVNLLTRDIASIVGQGTPFYETRVTVEPCPDDGIIGSRVLVIQHSDESPGGNFTKELARQGCLLTTVMPGEGDALPDSPEGFDRLVVLGGPQHAFDDQGSPHFPALMQLMRGFDAAGKPVAGICLGCQILARAFGATIRTMPELEFGYVRLTVTEAGAQDPVVGPAGPIPPLMEFHEDTFDLPEGAELLVTGAACANQCFRAGNASYGFQFHLELDSIGAEAWFEEFQRGDIDTYAKYRDQFTDEFFAEMRGRFPLLVPQSGDFCRNVARNWLRLK from the coding sequence ATGAGCCGACGGAAGATCGTGACCACCTGCACCCGGGACTGCCCCAACTCCTGCGGCCTGATCGCCGTGGTGGAGGACGGGCGGCTGGTCAAGCTCTCGGGCGACCCGGACCACCCCCTGACCGGCGGGGTGTCCTGCCACAAGACCGCCAAGTACATCAAGCGGGTGTACAGCGCCGAGCGCATCACCCACCCCCTGCGCAAGGTGGACGGCCGCTGGCGACGGGCGACCTGGGACGAGGTCCTGGACCTGGTGGCCGACAAATTGAAGGCGGTGGTCGCCGAGTCGGGGCCCGAGGCGGTCCTGTACTACCAGGGGTACGGCGAGCGCACGGCGCTCAAGCTCCTGAACAAGTATTTCTTCAACCTGCTGGGCGGGGCCACGACCATGCGCGGCTCCCTGTGCGGCGGGGCCGGGCAGGGGGCCCAGAACCTGGACTTCGGCAACCGCGTGTCCCACGACCCGTTGGACCATTACAACTCCAAGTCCATGATCCTGTGGGCGCGCAACCCGGTGTCCACGAACATCTCCCTTGTCAGGATCGCCAAGGACATCAGGAAGCGCGGCGGCCGCGTGATCGTCGTGGACCCGGCGCGCAGCCTGTCCGTGAACATCGCCACCGACCACATCCGGCCCAAGCCGGGCCGCGACGGCTTCCTGGCCATGGCCGCGGCCAAGCTGATCCTCAAGGCCGGGGCCGAGGACCGCGATTTTCTGGAGAACCGGGCCGTGGGCTGGGCCGAGTACCAGGCCATCCTCGACGGCTTCACCGTGCCCGAGCTGTGTTCCCTGGCCGGGGTGTCCACGGCCGACGCCGAACTGCTGGCCGACACCCTGATGCATCAGTTCCCGACCTCCATCCTGCTCGGCTGGGGGCTGCACCGCCACGAGTACGCCCACTACGTCATCCGGCCCATCGACGCCCTGGGCGGCATCGCGGGCCTCCTCGGCACGGCGGGCGGCGGGGTCAGCCAGGGGTTCGAGGAGTACGGCCCCTACGACCAGGCCTGGTGGGGCGACCAGCTGCACCCGGACCACCGGACCCTGCTCATCGCCAAGGTGGGCGAGGAGATCCTGAACGCGCGCGACCCGGAGATCCGCATGATCGTGGTCACGGCGGGCAACCCTGTGTGCATGGCCCCCAACGCGGACAAGATCGTCCGGGCGTTCAAGAAGGCCGAGATGGTCGTCTACTCCGGCCACTTCCTGGACGACACCGCCGAGCTGGCCGACATCTTTTTGCCCGCGACGACCTTCCTGGAGGAGGACGACCTGATGGCCAGCTACGGCCACAACTTCGTGGGCCCGGTGAACCCGGCCATCGAGCCGGTGGGCGAGACCAAGTCCGAATTTCAGATGTTCCAGGAATTGTCCGAGCGGTTCCCCTTTGCCGGGGAATACCGGCGGTCCGTGGCCGACTGGCTGCAAACCATCTGCGCCCCGCTCTGGGAGCAGGGCGCGGACCTCGAAACCGTGCGCAGGGGGCCGTTCCGTCTGGACGCGCCCATGGTCCCGTACGCGGACGGCGTGTTCCCCACCGAATCGGGCAAGTTCCAGTTCATGACGGAATTCGACCCGGCCGTGCTTCAGGACGAGGACCCGGAATATCCGTACAAGCTCCTGACCATCGCGCCCCACGGGTACATCTGCTCCGAGCGGACCATGGCCGAGCACGAGGCGTTGCCCACGGTCGTCCTGAACACCGAGGAGGCCCGCAGGCGGGGCGTGTGCGACGGCGGCCACGTGCTGGTGCGCAGCGCCTACGGCCGGCTCATGGCCCTGCTCAAGGTGGACGAGGCCACGCGGGGCGACGTGCTCGTCACCGAGCGCGGCGGCTGGAACAAGGCGGGCCACGGGGTCAACCTGCTGACCAGGGACATCGCCTCCATCGTGGGCCAGGGCACGCCGTTCTACGAGACCAGGGTCACGGTGGAGCCGTGCCCGGACGACGGGATCATCGGCTCCCGCGTGCTGGTAATCCAGCACTCGGACGAGTCGCCCGGCGGCAATTTCACCAAGGAACTGGCCCGGCAGGGGTGCCTACTGACCACCGTCATGCCCGGCGAAGGGGACGCGCTGCCCGATTCGCCCGAGGGGTTTGACCGATTGGTGGTCCTGGGCGGCCCGCAGCACGCCTTCGACGATCAGGGCTCGCCGCACTTCCCGGCGCTGATGCAACTCATGCGCGGCTTCGACGCGGCGGGCAAGCCCGTGGCGGGCATCTGCCTGGGCTGCCAGATCCTGGCCAGGGCCTTCGGCGCGACCATCCGGACCATGCCCGAGCTGGAGTTCGGCTACGTGCGGCTGACCGTGACCGAGGCGGGCGCGCAGGACCCGGTGGTGGGCCCGGCCGGGCCCATCCCGCCGCTCATGGAGTTCCACGAGGACACCTTCGACCTGCCCGAGGGGGCCGAACTGCTGGTCACGGGCGCGGCCTGCGCCAACCAGTGCTTCCGGGCGGGCAACGCCTCCTA